The following coding sequences are from one Triticum dicoccoides isolate Atlit2015 ecotype Zavitan chromosome 4A, WEW_v2.0, whole genome shotgun sequence window:
- the LOC119287154 gene encoding FT-interacting protein 3-like, with product MVEMEEGARRRVVVEVCNARNLMPKDGQGTACAYAVVDFDGQRRRTATRPRDLNPHWGERLEFPVHHPGAMADTLELNVYNDKKAVAGSGRRGGTFLGKVKVAAASFARAGDEALVYYPLEKRSVFSQIKGEIGLKIWVVDDPPPTPAAPAPAPEGEKKADDAAPADKKEPAEAAAAAPAAADEKKPDAAPPAEEKKAEDAKPEEKKAEDAGKKKSPEKGKKKDGDKPKEEGKKEVAVPPSPSKAPPPSPSKMQLATAGVAGDLEILPQTAAERSMASSGGGSASYDLVDRVPYLFVRLLKAKKSQDGGDKQPQPLYAQLCIGAHAVRTRAATHAGEWDQVFAFHKASLTASSLEVTVHEEAKKPEKEGEAAPPDAHLGFVSFDLQEVPKRSPPDSALAPQWYTLEGHAEDGAPACDVMLAVWVGTQVDEAFQEAWQSDSGGNLVHTRSKAYLSPKLWYLRLSVIQAQDLRLPSPPDAAKAKQQFGPTFPELYVKAQLGAQVFKTGRIALGSAAAGASNPSWNEDLLFVAAEPFDPFLTVAVEDVFSGQPVGQARVPLSTVHRRSDDRVEPPSRWLNLCGDEARPYAGRVHVRVCLEGGYHVLDEAANVASDVRAASKQLSKPPVGMLEVGVRGASNLVPMKIAKDGASGSTDAYVVLKYGPKWARTRTILDQFNPRWNEQYAWDVFDPCTVLSIAVFDNARYKMVDAGKPPPKDARIGKLRIRLSTLDTNRVYSINYALTAVHPIGVRKMGELELAIRFTCPSWLTLMQAYGSPLLPRMHYVKPLGPAQQDVLRHTAMRIVSGRLARSEPPLGPEVVQYMLDTDTHAWSMRRSKANWFRVVGCLSHVATAVRWGHRVRTWEHSPTTVLVHMLLVAVVLCPEMILPTVCLYLFLVLLWRYRWRPRQPAGMDPRLSHVDSVSPDELDEEFDGLPSARPADVVRARYDRLRAVAGRAQTLLGDVAAQGERVEALLSWRDPRATGVFAVACLLAALVLYAVPFKALLLGMGFFYLRHPRFRGDMPSAGFNFFRRLPSLSDRVL from the coding sequence cgggtggtggtggaggtgtgcAACGCGCGGAACCTGATGCCCAAGGACGGCCAGGGCACGGCGTGCGCCTACGCCGTCGTCGACTTCGACGGCCAGCGCCGCCGCACCGCCACGCGCCCGCGGGACCTCAACCCGCACTGGGGCGAGCGCCTCGAGTTCCCCGTCCACCACCCGGGCGCCATGGCCGACACGCTCGAGCTCAACGTCTACAACGACAAGAAGGCCGTTGccggctccggccgccgcggcgGCACCTTCCTCGGCAAGGTCAaggtcgccgccgcctccttcgcccgGGCCGGGGACGAGGCGCTCGTCTACTACCCGCTCGAGAAGCGCAGCGTCTTCTCGCAGATCAAGGGCGAGATCGGCCTCAAGATTTGGGTCGTCGACGACCCGCCGCCCACCCCTGCTGCCCCTGCCCCCGCGCCCGAGGGGGAGAAGAAGGCCGATGATGCCGCCCCTGCGGACAAGAAGGAGCCCgccgaagctgctgctgctgctcctgccGCTGCCGACGAGAAGAAGCCGGACGCTGCGCCGCCCGCGGAAGAGAAGAAGGCGGAGGACGCCaaaccagaggagaagaaggcagaGGACGCGGGCAAGAAGAAGTCGCcggagaaggggaagaagaaggacgGCGACAAGCCCAAGGAGGAGGGCAAGAAGGAGGTGGCGGTGCCTCCTTCCCCGTCCAAGgccccgccgccatcgccgtccaagATGCAGCTGGCCACGGCCGGGGTCGCCGGCGACCTCGAGATCCTCCCCCAGACGGCAGCCGAGCGGAGCATGGCCTCCTCGGGCGGCGGCAGCGCGTCGTACGACCTGGTGGATCGCGTGCCTTACCTGTTCGTCCGGCTCCTCAAGGCCAAGAAGAGTCAAGACGGTGGCGACAAGCAGCCGCAGCCGCTGTACGCGCAGCTCTGCATCGGCGCCCACGCCGTGCGGACCCGAGCCGCCACGCACGCCGGCGAGTGGGACCAGGTCTTCGCGTTCCACAAGGCCAGCCTCACCGCCTCCTCGCTGGAGGTCACCGTGCACGAGGAAGCCAAGAAGCCGGAGAAGGAGGGCGAGGCCGCCCCGCCGGACGCGCACCTCGGCTTCGTCTCCTTCGACCTGCAGGAGGTGCCCAAGCGGTCGCCGCCGGACAGCGCGCTCGCGCCGCAGTGGTACACCCTGGAGGGGCACGCGGAGGACGGCGCCCCGGCGTGCGACGTGATGCTCGCCGTGTGGGTCGGCACGCAGGTCGACGAGGCGTTCCAGGAAGCGTGGCAGTCCGACTCCGGCGGCAACCTGGTGCACACCCGCTCCAAGGCGTACCTATCCCCCAAGCTGTGGTACCTCCGGCTCAGCGTCATCCAGGCGCAGGACCTGCGCCTGCCGTCGCCGCCGGACGCCGCCAAGGCCAAGCAGCAGTTCGGGCCCACGTTCCCGGAGCTGTACGTCAAGGCGCAGCTCGGCGCGCAGGTGTTCAAGACCGGCCGCATCGCGctcggcagcgccgccgccggggcGTCCAACCCGAGCTGGAACGAGGACCTGCTCTTCGTCGCCGCCGAGCCCTTCGACCCTTTCCTCACCGTCGCCGTGGAGGACGTCTTCTCCGGGCAGCCGGTCGGGCAGGCGCGCGTGCCGCTCTCCACCGTGCACCGCCGCTCCGACGACCGGGTCGAGCCGCCCTCGCGCTGGCTCAACCTGTGCGGCGACGAGGCCCGGCCCTACGCCGGCCGGGTGCACGTCCGCGTCTGCCTGGAGGGCGGCTACCACGTGCTGGACGAGGCGGCGAACGTGGCCAGCGACGTGCGCGCCGCGTCCAAGCAGCTGTCCAAGCCGCCGGTGGGCATGCTGGAGGTGGGCGTCCGCGGCGCGTCCAACCTGGTGCCCATGAAGATCGCCAAGGACGGCGCCAGCGGCTCCACCGACGCGTACGTGGTGCTCAAGTACGGCCCAAAGTGGGCGCGCACGCGCACCATCCTCGACCAGTTCAACCCGCGCTGGAACGAGCAGTACGCCTGGGACGTCTTCGACCCCTGCACCGTGCTCTCCATCGCCGTCTTCGACAACGCCAGGTACAAGATGGTGGACGCCGGGAAGCCGCCGCCAAAGGACGCCCGCATCGGCAAGCTCCGCATCCGGCTCTCGACGCTGGACACCAACCGGGTCTACTCCATCAACTACGCGCTCACGGCGGTGCACCCGATCGGCGTGCGCAAGATGGGCGAGCTAGAGCTCGCCATCCGCTTCACCTGCCCGTcctggctcacgctgatgcaggcgTACGGCAGCCCGCTGCTGCCGCGCATGCACTACGTCAAGCCGCTGGGCCCGGCGCAGCAGGACGTGCTGCGCCACACCGCCATGCGCATCGTGTCGGGCCGCCTCGCGCGCTCCGAGCCGCCGCTGGGGCCGGAGGTGGTGCAGTACATGCTGGACACGGACACGCACGCCTGGAGCATGCGCCGGAGCAAGGCCAACTGGTTCCGCGTCGTCGGCTGCCTCTCCCACGTCGCCACCGCCGTCAGGTGGGGCCATCGGGTGCGCACCTGGGAGCACTCGCCCACCACCGTGCTCGTGCACATGCTGCTCGTCGCCGTCGTGCTCTGCCCGGAGATGATCCTCCCCACCGTCTGCCTCTACCTCTTCCTCGTCCTGCTCTGGCGCTACCGCTGGCGCCCCCGCCAGCCCGCCGGCATGGACCCGCGCCTCTCCCACGTCGACAGCGTCAGCCCCGACGAGCTGGACGAGGAGTTCGACGGCCTCCCCTCGGCCCGCCCCGCCGACGTGGTGCGGGCGCGCTACGACCGGCTGCGCGCCGTGGCCGGGCGCGCGCAGACGCTGCTGGGCGACGTGGCCGCGCAGGGGGAGCGCGTGGAGGCGCTGCTGTCGTGGCGCGACCCGCGCGCGACGGGGGTGTTCGCCGTGGCCTGCCTGCTGGCCGCGCTGGTGCTCTACGCCGTGCCGTTCAAGGCGCTGCTGCTGGGCATGGGCTTCTTCTACCTCCGCCACCCCAGGTTCCGCGGCGACATGCCCTCCGCCGGCTTCAACTTCTTCCGCCGCCTCCCGTCGCTCTCCGACCGGGTGCTCTAG